The following coding sequences lie in one Peribacillus frigoritolerans genomic window:
- a CDS encoding APC family permease → MKGLPELKRSLNTRYVIVFGLSFMAPVTVFSTYGIAIDRTQGMIPTAYIIALIVMLFTSYSYAKMVQVYPTTGSAYTFVQKGINSHLGFLVGWVILFDYLFSPMISALLFGIMVNAYFPGIPIIAVIISFIIGVTTINIFGIKVAANVNTFLVIFQFLFIIIFSLLCINGLLAGKGTGELFSKDPFFSPDVNFNNLLSIVPLLCFSFLGFDAVTTLAEETKNPKKTLPKAIYATTLIGGILFVASTYFAQSIFPNFNAFKKPDTAIVDIMIYTGGNFLNSLFISVVVTSATASAIASGGSGARILYAMGRDNVLPKRIFGYVSPKFQTPIFNILLIACVAMSAVFLDIATATSFINFGALFAFTFVNLSVFIHYFVRQKQRSPKSIVLYLLLPLIGTGITILFMTKLDIHSLVLGITWMAVGFIYLLYLTKMFKERPPELNFAEQKEELDVKLVQ, encoded by the coding sequence ATGAAAGGATTACCCGAGCTTAAGCGTTCACTGAATACAAGATATGTTATTGTATTTGGACTTTCCTTTATGGCGCCTGTGACAGTCTTTAGCACATATGGTATCGCCATTGATCGTACCCAGGGAATGATTCCGACAGCATACATAATTGCTTTAATTGTCATGCTATTCACTTCATATAGTTACGCAAAAATGGTTCAGGTTTATCCCACTACCGGTTCAGCTTATACCTTTGTGCAGAAAGGAATTAATTCACACCTTGGTTTTCTCGTAGGATGGGTAATTTTATTTGATTATCTTTTCAGTCCTATGATCAGTGCATTACTTTTTGGGATTATGGTGAATGCTTACTTCCCTGGTATTCCTATCATTGCCGTTATCATTTCTTTTATTATAGGTGTGACTACCATTAATATTTTTGGGATTAAGGTTGCTGCAAATGTGAATACCTTTTTGGTAATATTTCAATTTCTTTTTATTATTATCTTCAGCCTGCTTTGCATAAATGGGCTTTTAGCAGGAAAAGGTACCGGGGAGTTGTTTTCTAAGGATCCTTTTTTTAGTCCTGACGTAAATTTTAATAATCTGCTCTCGATTGTACCTCTATTATGTTTTAGTTTTCTTGGGTTTGATGCGGTTACTACATTAGCTGAAGAAACCAAAAATCCGAAAAAAACACTTCCTAAAGCTATTTATGCTACGACATTGATCGGGGGGATATTATTTGTTGCATCTACCTATTTTGCACAATCCATTTTCCCGAACTTCAATGCTTTTAAGAAACCGGATACAGCTATAGTCGATATCATGATTTATACCGGGGGTAATTTTCTGAATAGTTTGTTTATTTCAGTTGTAGTGACATCTGCTACTGCTTCTGCAATAGCTTCAGGAGGCAGCGGAGCCAGGATTTTATATGCAATGGGGAGAGATAATGTTCTGCCTAAGAGGATATTCGGATATGTTTCTCCAAAATTTCAAACGCCCATATTCAATATCCTACTCATTGCTTGTGTTGCAATGAGTGCCGTATTTTTGGATATCGCAACAGCTACTTCTTTCATTAATTTTGGAGCACTGTTTGCTTTTACATTCGTTAATCTTTCAGTGTTTATCCATTATTTTGTGAGGCAGAAGCAGAGATCGCCTAAAAGTATCGTTTTATATTTACTTCTTCCCTTAATAGGCACCGGTATAACCATATTGTTCATGACAAAGTTAGATATCCATTCTTTAGTATTAGGGATTACTTGGATGGCAGTAGGATTCATATATTTATTGTACTTAACAAAAATGTTTAAGGAACGTCCTCCTGAACTGAATTTTGCAGAGCAAAAAGAAGAACTCGATGTAAAACTAGTGCAATGA
- a CDS encoding amidohydrolase — translation MTIKKADIVLSSDAIFTGLAHEPTSGAIAILGDKIMSVGSKAEIESFIGSETKVFNYGNQLILPGFHDFHLHIMFSALSLNSVNLFEARSAQDVAAKVLGFSKDCSEEEWIIGMQWDAGYWHDKQEPHYKILDAVIPDRPVVLFHAEGHYTWVNSKAMELAGVTEDIRNPDFGRYERDKNGLLTGILYEDAQQIVLKEALRLTQNKKEKILKEFLRLLSRYGITSVNDLFAPIDYFLQDYDLFEKLDKQGGLTTRFHITPELDGNLDKAQILRNKYESKKLQFSGLKQFVDGTVTGHTAYFLKPYSDQLDICGHPALDPEVLIDRVVKADELGFRIRFHAIGDAAIRLALDAFEEAVRKNGKRDSRHTIEHIEVIDSDDIERFSKLGVIVSMQPDHMAASSREVYSSIIGSEREKNVFLTKSLLNSGASLALGTDFPVSISLNPMRQIYTAITRIDSSGDPQNTWHPEQKLTLAEALQAYTYGSAYGCFREHELGTIEEGKLADLVVLDRNLFDIPESEVLKTKVVLTINDGEVVYKSEETSLSSIF, via the coding sequence ATGACTATTAAAAAAGCAGATATTGTTCTTTCCAGTGATGCTATTTTTACAGGGCTTGCACATGAGCCGACATCTGGTGCAATTGCTATCTTAGGTGACAAAATTATGAGTGTAGGATCAAAAGCGGAGATTGAATCTTTTATAGGAAGTGAGACAAAAGTATTTAACTATGGAAATCAATTAATTTTGCCTGGATTTCATGATTTTCATCTCCATATCATGTTTAGTGCACTAAGTTTAAATAGTGTTAATTTATTTGAAGCCAGGTCAGCTCAAGATGTAGCTGCAAAAGTACTGGGATTTTCTAAAGATTGTTCTGAGGAAGAATGGATTATTGGCATGCAATGGGACGCAGGTTATTGGCATGATAAACAAGAGCCCCATTATAAAATTCTTGACGCTGTCATTCCAGATCGTCCTGTCGTTCTTTTTCATGCTGAAGGTCATTATACATGGGTGAACAGTAAGGCCATGGAATTAGCAGGAGTTACTGAGGATATACGTAATCCGGATTTTGGTCGCTATGAAAGAGATAAGAATGGTTTACTTACTGGAATTTTATATGAAGACGCCCAGCAAATCGTCTTAAAAGAGGCATTGCGATTAACACAAAATAAAAAAGAAAAGATATTAAAGGAGTTTTTACGATTATTATCCCGATATGGAATTACTTCTGTAAACGATTTGTTTGCGCCAATAGATTACTTCCTTCAAGACTATGACCTTTTTGAGAAATTGGATAAGCAAGGAGGATTAACGACTAGATTTCATATCACTCCTGAATTGGATGGCAATTTGGACAAAGCTCAAATACTGAGAAATAAATATGAATCAAAGAAACTACAATTCTCAGGATTAAAGCAATTTGTTGATGGAACAGTCACGGGTCATACCGCTTACTTCCTGAAACCTTACTCCGATCAATTGGATATCTGTGGTCATCCAGCTCTAGATCCAGAAGTATTGATTGATCGAGTTGTTAAAGCGGATGAACTTGGATTTAGAATCAGGTTTCACGCTATTGGAGATGCGGCAATTCGTTTAGCTTTAGACGCTTTTGAAGAAGCTGTACGCAAGAATGGAAAAAGAGACTCAAGGCATACAATAGAACATATTGAAGTAATCGATTCGGATGACATTGAACGTTTTTCAAAACTGGGGGTCATTGTCTCCATGCAGCCTGATCACATGGCTGCTTCATCAAGAGAGGTATATTCTTCAATAATAGGTTCTGAAAGGGAAAAAAATGTTTTCCTGACGAAGTCGCTTTTAAATTCAGGTGCGTCTTTAGCTTTAGGAACAGATTTTCCGGTTTCCATCTCATTAAATCCAATGCGGCAAATATATACTGCCATTACAAGAATTGATAGCAGCGGAGATCCACAAAACACATGGCATCCTGAACAAAAGCTCACTTTGGCAGAGGCATTGCAAGCATATACATACGGCTCAGCCTATGGATGTTTCAGGGAGCACGAGCTAGGTACAATAGAAGAGGGGAAACTTGCTGATCTTGTGGTTTTAGACAGAAATCTATTTGATATTCCAGAAAGTGAAGTGCTCAAAACTAAAGTGGTACTTACAATAAACGATGGGGAAGTTGTGTATAAAAGCGAAGAAACTTCTTTATCAAGCATATTCTAA
- a CDS encoding TetR/AcrR family transcriptional regulator, whose protein sequence is MTKNEIKNISLTLFTKYGYEGTALSEIAKRVGIQKPSIYNHFKNKDDLFLCLFEEILEEHIQQVEQFVEEINTLSSEEKLKHILLDTCNYYKNHEDKATFLKRAMIFPPEHLKHILNESFLRSEESFSAILHDIFVEGIDKKEIRQGKIENLIMSYFCLIDGIFMEFSYYGKENMEPRIQYIWENFWYGLSG, encoded by the coding sequence ATGACAAAAAATGAAATTAAAAACATTTCCTTAACACTTTTTACTAAGTACGGATACGAGGGAACTGCTTTATCGGAAATTGCCAAGAGGGTAGGTATACAAAAACCCTCAATATATAACCATTTTAAAAATAAGGATGATCTTTTCTTGTGTCTGTTTGAAGAAATTCTGGAAGAGCATATACAACAGGTCGAACAATTTGTCGAAGAAATAAATACACTCTCTTCTGAAGAAAAGTTAAAGCATATCCTTCTTGATACTTGCAACTATTATAAAAACCATGAAGATAAAGCAACTTTTTTAAAGAGGGCCATGATCTTTCCGCCGGAACATTTGAAGCACATCTTAAATGAAAGTTTCCTTAGATCCGAAGAATCATTTTCCGCTATCTTACATGATATCTTTGTCGAAGGAATCGACAAAAAAGAAATACGCCAAGGGAAAATCGAGAACTTAATCATGTCCTACTTCTGTTTGATTGATGGGATATTCATGGAATTTTCTTATTATGGTAAAGAGAATATGGAACCTAGAATTCAGTATATATGGGAAAATTTTTGGTATGGACTAAGTGGATGA
- a CDS encoding DinB family protein, with product MEVKTLLLQQWASCLDEEDWFPPLEKVLEDITFEQAIWKPADGAMNSIWELVCHLLFYEKRFLMRFLGETENEPQAENNTSTFRLPTETLENWKETKQEYFYVHRELGKILAKSEHEDLYRQVPGEDNSLVLELKSLAMHDAYHIGQIVFLSKMQGAWPGKRSF from the coding sequence ATGGAAGTAAAGACCCTTTTGTTACAACAATGGGCAAGCTGCTTAGATGAAGAAGACTGGTTTCCACCACTTGAAAAAGTGCTAGAGGATATTACTTTTGAACAGGCAATTTGGAAACCAGCTGATGGGGCAATGAATTCCATTTGGGAATTAGTTTGTCATTTACTCTTCTATGAAAAGAGATTTCTGATGCGGTTTCTTGGTGAAACAGAGAATGAACCACAGGCAGAAAATAATACATCTACATTTCGATTACCAACTGAGACGTTAGAAAATTGGAAAGAAACAAAACAAGAATACTTTTATGTTCATCGTGAACTTGGAAAAATACTAGCAAAATCAGAACATGAAGATTTGTATAGACAGGTCCCGGGAGAAGATAATTCATTAGTGCTTGAACTGAAGAGTTTAGCCATGCACGACGCATATCATATTGGGCAAATCGTATTCCTTAGTAAAATGCAAGGAGCTTGGCCAGGGAAACGCAGCTTTTAA
- a CDS encoding PadR family transcriptional regulator, whose translation MSIQIFILSKLMEDKNYPYKLKKQLSEPIPLDRLGGLTESKLYYHFESLVKQGLVEPVEVIKEEHRPDKQVFAITDKGREELPKKIYKLFENADEIKDMIVGLANIKYVDRDKVVDILERKIKSIMAIWEQLGNFEPEPKGNENIREFLAGYFSTRTDHTISWFEELIERIKTKEL comes from the coding sequence ATGTCTATTCAAATTTTTATATTGAGCAAGCTGATGGAGGATAAAAATTATCCTTATAAATTAAAAAAGCAGCTTTCAGAACCCATTCCATTGGATCGCCTGGGCGGATTAACGGAAAGTAAACTGTACTACCATTTTGAATCATTGGTGAAACAAGGTTTAGTCGAGCCAGTTGAAGTGATAAAAGAAGAACATCGGCCTGATAAACAAGTATTTGCGATTACGGATAAGGGTCGCGAAGAACTACCAAAAAAAATCTATAAATTATTTGAAAATGCGGATGAAATCAAGGATATGATTGTAGGTTTAGCCAACATCAAGTATGTGGACCGGGATAAAGTAGTAGATATATTAGAAAGAAAAATAAAGTCCATCATGGCTATTTGGGAGCAGCTTGGGAATTTCGAGCCAGAACCTAAAGGCAACGAGAATATTCGTGAATTTTTGGCTGGTTATTTTTCGACCAGAACAGATCACACAATATCTTGGTTTGAAGAGTTAATCGAAAGGATTAAGACAAAGGAATTGTGA
- a CDS encoding YhgE/Pip domain-containing protein, producing the protein MKFTAFLKTRGATAAIFMGIFYAVAMLGIFLPGYTAIPGNVDKLPIAIINDDAGKNGAMIAENLQEYLPFKEIKTDITNKQALKDLEHNDLALVVHIPKTFSENMQKGEASSSIDFTINEAGATVVSSTMNAIVTEINSQLSTQFSQQTAQGVLMNFNVPEKQAAELAEKIEKSYVGNVVTINEIPDGMNHNMLPMFLTMAGYVGAMIGAMQLVGAFRASRGKASKTRLFTYVQMAALLIAVVSSIIAVGVAYLIDKPSGDLFFGIVGQQILNYMVCFNFTAILIFLFGEGGMILNLPILLMQTIANGATITRDMMHLPYEWMSHISPMYYSVQAYFANLFGSISPSPYIWSMAAVGAVAMLINMAIVAFLQKPMPEQVSETEVEKKAAEITA; encoded by the coding sequence ATGAAATTTACTGCATTCTTAAAAACAAGAGGTGCAACTGCGGCAATCTTTATGGGGATTTTCTATGCAGTTGCCATGCTAGGCATCTTCTTGCCCGGTTATACAGCCATTCCAGGAAATGTCGATAAATTACCTATCGCCATCATCAATGATGATGCTGGTAAAAATGGGGCGATGATCGCCGAAAATTTACAAGAATATTTACCCTTTAAAGAAATCAAGACGGATATAACAAATAAACAAGCCTTAAAAGATTTGGAGCACAATGATTTAGCATTAGTCGTTCACATCCCAAAAACCTTCTCTGAAAATATGCAAAAAGGTGAAGCGTCATCAAGCATCGACTTTACAATCAATGAGGCAGGGGCAACAGTCGTTTCTTCTACCATGAATGCGATCGTAACTGAAATTAACAGTCAGTTAAGCACACAATTCTCCCAGCAAACAGCTCAGGGCGTATTGATGAACTTTAATGTACCAGAAAAGCAAGCCGCTGAATTAGCCGAAAAGATTGAGAAATCCTATGTAGGAAATGTGGTTACAATCAACGAAATACCGGATGGCATGAATCATAATATGCTGCCTATGTTCTTAACAATGGCCGGTTATGTAGGGGCGATGATCGGAGCGATGCAATTAGTAGGTGCATTTAGAGCCAGCCGGGGAAAAGCAAGCAAAACACGGTTATTCACTTATGTGCAAATGGCTGCCTTATTGATTGCAGTGGTTTCATCAATCATCGCTGTAGGTGTAGCATATTTAATTGACAAGCCGAGCGGTGACCTATTCTTCGGTATAGTAGGTCAACAAATACTAAACTATATGGTATGTTTTAATTTCACCGCGATTTTAATCTTCTTATTTGGTGAAGGCGGCATGATTTTAAACTTACCGATTTTATTAATGCAAACAATAGCGAATGGTGCCACTATCACACGTGATATGATGCATTTACCATATGAATGGATGAGCCACATTTCACCGATGTATTACTCGGTGCAAGCGTACTTTGCAAACCTATTTGGCAGCATCAGTCCAAGTCCGTATATTTGGTCGATGGCTGCGGTTGGTGCCGTTGCGATGTTAATTAATATGGCTATTGTCGCGTTTTTACAAAAACCAATGCCAGAACAGGTTTCTGAAACAGAAGTTGAAAAGAAAGCGGCAGAAATCACAGCTTAG
- a CDS encoding cell wall hydrolase, producing the protein MARVSYRSSDVDLMARMMRAEAEGEGKQGMLYVGNVIVNRLKANCIDFIDLRTIPQVIYQVQGGNYSFEAVQKGNVFYQRARSAEKRLAKQNLDYWREHPGKYALWYFNPYAPCPPTWYDQPFAGQFKNHCYYEPKPGTCASVYTGG; encoded by the coding sequence ATGGCAAGAGTAAGTTATCGAAGTTCAGACGTTGACTTAATGGCAAGGATGATGAGAGCAGAAGCCGAAGGTGAAGGAAAACAAGGGATGTTATATGTTGGAAATGTAATTGTTAATCGTCTTAAAGCGAATTGTATAGATTTTATAGATTTAAGAACAATTCCACAGGTCATTTATCAAGTACAAGGAGGAAATTATTCTTTTGAAGCAGTTCAAAAAGGTAATGTATTTTATCAAAGAGCAAGATCTGCTGAAAAAAGATTAGCAAAACAGAATTTGGATTATTGGAGAGAACACCCAGGTAAATATGCCCTTTGGTATTTTAATCCATATGCCCCGTGCCCGCCAACATGGTACGATCAACCTTTTGCTGGTCAATTTAAAAATCATTGTTATTATGAACCAAAACCTGGAACATGTGCAAGTGTTTATACCGGAGGTTGA
- a CDS encoding SDR family oxidoreductase, with product MKNALAAQHMREKLIQPKQVASVVTFLFSEGASAINGQTIPVDDGFLSFKSK from the coding sequence GTGAAAAATGCTCTAGCTGCACAGCATATGCGGGAAAAGCTTATTCAACCGAAGCAAGTAGCTAGCGTAGTTACGTTCTTGTTTAGTGAAGGGGCAAGTGCAATTAATGGTCAAACAATTCCTGTTGACGATGGTTTCCTAAGCTTCAAATCTAAGTAA
- a CDS encoding GerAB/ArcD/ProY family transporter, with translation MNQAGVNEKYKVSPFYVLFLVHSMQIGLGVLSFQRELAKATGTDGWISIILAGLIVHILIWVIYKIFSFVPGDIISANNLALGKWIGNFFSLLFILYFFILGMTIIIGYINVIHVWMFEEVPSWALALVFLILIYYINTGGFRTITGIAFLTVIVSYWLLFVPLYGFKYAEFTGFLPIFDHTLMEIMKGTRSTSLSMLGFEMILMYYPFIKNPETSQKYAHGGALATTLLILLIYFVSTVFYSQKQLVLTLWPTLTMTSTIELPFIQRFEYITVSWWYIVIIPNMVIPLWAASRGVKRLFNVQQKYPLWAMSIIILLVSIFFFDIDSLYVLNKIINPYSVGFLVLYLPLLFVLLSIKKARKRL, from the coding sequence ATGAACCAAGCTGGTGTGAATGAAAAGTATAAGGTATCGCCATTTTATGTGTTATTTTTAGTGCACTCCATGCAAATAGGATTAGGCGTGTTGAGCTTTCAAAGAGAATTAGCTAAGGCGACGGGAACGGATGGTTGGATTTCGATAATCCTAGCCGGACTGATCGTTCATATATTAATTTGGGTGATATATAAGATTTTTAGCTTTGTTCCTGGTGATATCATTTCTGCTAATAATCTTGCATTGGGTAAATGGATAGGGAATTTCTTCAGTCTCTTATTCATTCTTTATTTTTTTATCCTTGGAATGACGATCATTATCGGCTATATAAATGTCATTCATGTTTGGATGTTTGAAGAGGTACCTTCTTGGGCGTTAGCTTTGGTTTTCCTGATCCTGATTTATTATATAAATACGGGGGGGTTCCGAACCATTACGGGTATTGCCTTTTTAACTGTAATCGTTTCATACTGGCTTTTATTTGTACCATTATATGGTTTTAAATACGCTGAGTTCACCGGTTTTCTTCCCATTTTCGATCATACGTTAATGGAAATAATGAAAGGAACTAGAAGTACATCATTATCAATGCTAGGTTTTGAAATGATCCTGATGTATTATCCGTTCATCAAAAATCCTGAAACATCACAAAAATATGCTCATGGAGGAGCCTTGGCAACTACGTTATTGATCTTATTGATTTATTTTGTTTCGACAGTCTTTTATTCACAGAAACAGTTGGTCCTTACCCTATGGCCAACACTGACAATGACCAGTACTATTGAATTGCCATTTATTCAACGGTTCGAATACATAACTGTTTCTTGGTGGTACATCGTTATCATACCTAACATGGTCATTCCTTTGTGGGCTGCCAGCAGGGGTGTCAAGCGCTTATTCAATGTCCAGCAAAAGTATCCCTTATGGGCAATGTCCATAATCATACTGCTTGTCAGTATATTTTTTTTCGATATTGATTCCTTATATGTATTAAATAAAATAATCAATCCATACAGCGTGGGCTTCCTTGTTTTATACTTACCTCTTCTTTTTGTTTTATTAAGCATAAAAAAAGCGAGGAAACGTTTATGA
- a CDS encoding lipid II flippase Amj family protein, producing the protein MELLTEKLILISLFIFIIHSIETLAYAVRLSGARVRLLASALSLFNLMVMISRIANMMQQPFTGSLVDNAPKVNTLEFVENQYRIIIGSSTLGTIIGILLLPTFIAIFSRAIVHLSEERGSIPSLIKKGLTFEYIKRGIKHIHLPKFSYLKDIRFKNIPIRLFLINMVITAIYTIGVLSALYAALIAPERATTAIMASGLINGIATILLIIFIDPKISILADDVINQKGSYLNLKGVSLMMVTSRLLGTILAQVFFIPGAGYIAWFTKFIV; encoded by the coding sequence TTGGAACTCTTAACAGAAAAATTAATTCTTATATCTCTATTTATATTTATTATCCATTCTATCGAAACACTTGCATATGCAGTCAGATTATCTGGTGCAAGAGTAAGATTGTTAGCTTCAGCTCTATCCTTATTTAACTTGATGGTTATGATTTCTCGAATAGCGAATATGATGCAGCAACCATTTACAGGGAGCCTGGTTGATAATGCTCCTAAAGTAAATACACTAGAGTTTGTTGAAAATCAATACAGGATCATTATTGGTTCATCAACATTAGGAACAATAATAGGTATTCTTTTACTTCCTACTTTTATTGCTATTTTTTCAAGGGCTATTGTTCATTTATCTGAAGAAAGAGGCTCTATACCATCTTTGATTAAAAAGGGGTTAACTTTCGAATACATTAAGCGTGGGATAAAACACATTCATTTACCAAAGTTTTCTTACTTAAAGGATATTAGATTTAAAAATATTCCAATAAGATTGTTTTTAATTAATATGGTAATAACTGCAATCTATACAATTGGAGTGTTATCTGCGTTATATGCTGCTTTAATAGCTCCAGAAAGGGCAACAACTGCTATTATGGCATCGGGTCTTATAAATGGAATAGCTACAATTTTACTTATAATTTTTATTGACCCTAAAATATCTATTCTTGCTGATGACGTAATAAATCAAAAGGGAAGTTACCTTAATCTCAAGGGTGTATCTCTTATGATGGTTACTTCTCGGTTATTAGGAACGATTCTAGCCCAAGTGTTTTTTATTCCAGGGGCAGGATATATTGCGTGGTTTACTAAATTTATTGTCTAA
- a CDS encoding PadR family transcriptional regulator, which yields MEINKEVLKGHIDTLILSLLHRRDMYGYELAKIVREKSDDQFELKEGTLYLSLKRLEKNEWVSSYWGDEQGPGGRRKYYKLTAMGEEEFEKKRSEWKFVKKLIDTFLEGGEKSEAN from the coding sequence TTGGAAATTAATAAGGAAGTCTTGAAAGGTCATATAGACACTCTCATCCTTTCTCTTTTACATAGGAGGGATATGTACGGCTATGAATTAGCCAAAATCGTTCGAGAAAAGAGTGATGACCAATTTGAATTAAAAGAAGGTACGCTTTATCTATCTTTAAAGAGATTAGAAAAGAATGAATGGGTTTCTTCTTACTGGGGGGATGAACAAGGACCAGGAGGAAGAAGAAAATATTACAAGCTTACAGCCATGGGTGAAGAAGAATTTGAAAAAAAGCGTTCGGAATGGAAATTTGTAAAAAAATTAATCGATACGTTTTTGGAAGGGGGAGAAAAGAGTGAAGCAAATTGA
- a CDS encoding permease prefix domain 1-containing protein, with the protein MKQIEEYVNSVYRNVDGDKNEIDELKEEMQSHLLEAAYELKEKGVSEEEASRMAIENFGDKKHMIKGLSEFFSVQKRFARYILLFSLVSLVLGAIIFVNTSLEIYNFKEERSIIMNDVLTIVGDDDVISDSKKEDIQTLFDEHKDHLNYLAIFNTEENAQLKDWLKEFNITQKPSTTYPIEYQYATFMIEDPYEIFNKEGIVSDNYDLGTVASTKDNWIVQYEYKDTYQNVIEANNSWALGDYMDIFQLPILFFVVFGVLIIVWGFLKKYHKTYLKGLIN; encoded by the coding sequence GTGAAGCAAATTGAAGAGTATGTTAATTCTGTTTATCGAAATGTTGATGGTGATAAAAATGAAATTGACGAATTAAAAGAGGAAATGCAATCGCATTTATTAGAGGCTGCCTATGAGTTAAAAGAAAAGGGAGTATCGGAAGAAGAAGCGAGCAGAATGGCTATTGAAAACTTCGGAGATAAAAAACATATGATTAAAGGATTATCAGAATTTTTTAGTGTACAAAAGAGATTTGCTCGTTATATCTTATTATTTTCATTGGTTTCACTTGTGCTAGGAGCTATCATTTTTGTAAATACCTCCTTAGAAATATATAATTTCAAGGAAGAAAGAAGCATCATCATGAACGATGTGTTAACCATTGTAGGTGATGATGATGTGATTTCTGACTCCAAAAAAGAGGATATTCAAACTCTTTTCGACGAACATAAGGATCATTTGAATTATCTTGCAATATTTAACACAGAAGAGAACGCTCAATTAAAAGATTGGTTGAAAGAATTTAATATAACACAAAAACCTTCTACCACTTACCCCATTGAATATCAGTATGCAACATTTATGATTGAAGATCCGTATGAAATTTTTAATAAAGAAGGAATTGTTAGCGATAATTATGATTTAGGAACAGTGGCGAGTACAAAGGATAATTGGATTGTTCAATATGAATATAAGGATACCTACCAGAATGTTATTGAAGCAAATAATTCATGGGCATTAGGAGATTACATGGATATTTTTCAGCTGCCGATTTTGTTCTTTGTAGTGTTTGGGGTTCTAATTATTGTTTGGGGATTCTTAAAAAAATATCATAAAACATATTTAAAAGGACTTATAAACTGA